Proteins from one Acidiferrobacteraceae bacterium genomic window:
- the metG gene encoding methionine--tRNA ligase produces MSDRRTILVTSALPYANGPLHLGHLVETVQTDIWVRFQRMRGHEAWYVCADDAHGTPIMLRAQSEGITPEELIAQVGEGHKRDYADFAIGFDNFYTTHSPENRELAEILYRRLREAGHIASRIIQQAYDPEREMFLPDRYIRGTCPRCGAEDQYGDSCEVCGSSYDTSELINPRSVISGAEPVMRESEHYFFKLGDFEPMLREWLHPDITAPRHVQAEVANKLTEWFENGLQDWDISRDAPYFGFEIPDAPGKYFYVWLDAPVGYMASFKQLCSREGLDFDRFWNPGGDTEIYHFIGKDILYFHALFWPAMLSGAGFRPPTAIFTHGFLTVNGQKMSKSRGTFINARTYLDHLNPEYLRYYFGAKLNSHVEDIDLNLEDFVARVNSDLVGKVINIASRCAGFINKRFDGRLADSLPEADMYQQFAEAGDAIAELFEEREYSRAVREIMAFADQANQYINEREPWVVARDPARDAELQDICTQGLNQFRVLITWLKPIVPRTAAKAEAFLNAGPVQWDSPQSPLTGHTINKFEHMMTRVETAQVNAMLDQAQEELAPVTETKTPTGPLADDPLHPEISFDDFAKVDLRIARIVRAEHVEGADKLLRLTLDLGGETRNVFAGIKSAYAPEDLVGKLTVMVANLAPRKMRFGVSEGMVLAAGPGGQDLWILHPDEGAQPGLRIK; encoded by the coding sequence GTGAGCGACCGTCGCACCATTCTGGTTACCAGCGCCCTGCCCTACGCAAATGGGCCGCTCCACCTCGGGCACCTGGTGGAAACCGTCCAGACCGATATCTGGGTCCGGTTCCAGCGCATGCGCGGTCACGAGGCCTGGTACGTCTGCGCCGACGATGCCCACGGCACCCCCATCATGCTGCGGGCACAAAGCGAAGGCATCACGCCGGAAGAACTGATCGCCCAGGTCGGTGAGGGCCACAAGCGGGACTACGCGGATTTCGCTATCGGTTTCGACAATTTCTACACCACCCACTCACCGGAAAATCGCGAACTGGCGGAAATCCTGTATCGGCGCCTGCGCGAAGCGGGCCACATCGCCAGCCGCATCATCCAGCAGGCCTACGATCCTGAACGGGAAATGTTCCTGCCGGATCGATACATCCGCGGGACCTGTCCGCGCTGCGGCGCCGAGGATCAGTACGGCGACAGCTGCGAGGTTTGTGGTTCCAGCTACGACACCAGCGAATTGATCAATCCGCGCTCGGTGATCTCCGGCGCCGAGCCGGTGATGCGTGAATCAGAGCATTATTTCTTCAAGCTGGGTGACTTCGAGCCCATGTTGCGGGAATGGCTGCATCCGGACATCACCGCCCCGCGCCATGTCCAGGCGGAAGTGGCGAACAAACTCACCGAGTGGTTCGAGAACGGGCTGCAGGACTGGGACATCTCTCGCGACGCGCCCTATTTTGGCTTTGAGATCCCGGATGCGCCGGGCAAGTATTTCTACGTCTGGCTGGATGCCCCCGTGGGGTACATGGCCAGCTTCAAACAACTGTGTTCGCGCGAGGGACTGGACTTCGACCGCTTCTGGAATCCTGGGGGCGATACCGAGATCTATCACTTTATCGGCAAGGACATCCTGTACTTCCATGCCCTGTTCTGGCCCGCCATGCTCAGCGGTGCCGGATTCCGCCCGCCCACGGCGATCTTCACCCATGGCTTCCTCACGGTGAACGGGCAGAAGATGTCCAAGTCGCGTGGCACCTTCATCAACGCCCGCACCTATCTGGATCATCTCAATCCCGAGTACCTGCGTTACTACTTCGGCGCGAAACTGAACAGCCACGTCGAGGACATTGATCTCAACCTCGAGGACTTCGTCGCGCGGGTCAACAGCGATCTCGTCGGCAAGGTAATCAATATCGCCAGCCGCTGCGCCGGATTCATCAACAAGCGTTTCGACGGCAGGCTTGCGGACAGTCTGCCGGAAGCGGATATGTACCAGCAATTCGCCGAAGCCGGGGATGCAATCGCTGAACTGTTCGAGGAGCGGGAGTACTCCCGGGCGGTGCGGGAGATTATGGCCTTTGCCGATCAAGCCAACCAGTACATCAACGAACGCGAACCCTGGGTGGTGGCCCGGGATCCGGCGCGCGACGCGGAGTTGCAGGACATCTGTACCCAGGGCCTGAACCAGTTTCGCGTCCTGATAACCTGGCTGAAACCGATCGTTCCGCGGACCGCGGCCAAGGCCGAGGCCTTCCTGAATGCCGGGCCTGTCCAATGGGACAGCCCACAATCCCCCTTGACGGGACACACGATCAACAAATTCGAACACATGATGACCCGTGTCGAGACGGCGCAGGTAAACGCCATGCTCGATCAGGCGCAAGAGGAGCTAGCACCCGTGACTGAGACCAAGACCCCGACCGGTCCCCTGGCCGACGATCCCCTGCATCCCGAAATCAGCTTCGATGATTTCGCCAAGGTAGACCTGCGGATCGCCCGCATCGTCAGGGCCGAACACGTGGAAGGGGCGGACAAGCTGCTCCGGCTCACCCTGGACCTCGGCGGCGAAACGCGCAACGTGTTCGCCGGAATCAAGTCCGCTTACGCGCCGGAGGATCTGGTTGGCAAGCTCACCGTCATGGTGGCCAATCTGGCGCCACGCAAGATGCGCTTCGGAGTATCGGAAGGGATGGTCCTGGCAGCCGGACCGGGCGGCCAGGACCTGTGGATTCTGCATCCGGACGAAGGCGCGCAACCGGGTCTGCGCATCAAATAG
- a CDS encoding PilZ domain-containing protein, with amino-acid sequence MALPTVRNEREHTRYEVSVDVVVTAPDCEPITLKTGNVSHGGVFLLRKGHEPLPAVGTEFVATLNEFLGSMEPMAMRGRVIRRDAHGIGVEFLGTPIRSSE; translated from the coding sequence ATGGCACTTCCAACCGTACGAAACGAACGCGAACATACACGGTATGAGGTTTCAGTCGACGTTGTGGTCACGGCTCCGGATTGTGAACCAATTACTCTCAAGACGGGTAATGTAAGCCACGGCGGGGTATTTCTTCTGCGCAAGGGCCACGAACCGCTCCCGGCGGTAGGCACCGAGTTCGTCGCCACCCTGAATGAGTTCCTCGGGAGCATGGAGCCCATGGCCATGCGCGGCCGCGTCATCCGGCGCGACGCGCACGGGATTGGAGTCGAGTTTCTTGGAACCCCGATCAGGAGTTCTGAATGA
- the apbC gene encoding iron-sulfur cluster carrier protein ApbC, with protein MAEVTQAQVEAVLKDMIDPYLDRDLISAKVVKNIAIDGGKVAIEIELGFPAKGYQDTLRNNVHEKVSAIDGVSDVTVDISSNIVGHAVQSGVKAIDGVKNIIAVASGKGGVGKSTTSVNLALALAAEGATVGLLDADIYGPSQPRMLGVNAKPNSEDGKTLEPIVSYHLQTMSIGYLIDEETPMIWRGPMVTQALEQLLRDTAWKDLDYMIIDLPPGTGDTQLTLAQKVPVSGAIIVTTPQDIALLDARKALKMFEKVEVPVLGVVENMSTHICSKCGHEEHIFGAGGGTRMAEDYDVDFLGALPLDIRIREETDSGKPTVVAEPESPISQTYREIARRAAAKLSLRKKDYSAKFPNIVIQNS; from the coding sequence ATGGCCGAAGTCACCCAGGCCCAGGTAGAGGCCGTCCTGAAGGACATGATCGATCCGTACCTGGATCGGGACCTGATCAGCGCCAAGGTCGTCAAGAACATTGCCATCGACGGCGGCAAGGTCGCCATTGAGATTGAGTTGGGTTTTCCTGCCAAGGGATACCAGGACACCCTGCGGAACAACGTTCACGAGAAGGTATCCGCCATCGACGGCGTCAGCGACGTGACCGTGGACATCTCCTCCAACATTGTGGGACACGCGGTGCAATCGGGTGTGAAGGCGATCGATGGCGTGAAGAACATCATCGCCGTCGCTTCCGGCAAGGGCGGTGTGGGCAAATCCACGACCTCGGTCAATCTGGCCCTGGCCCTGGCGGCGGAGGGTGCCACCGTCGGTCTGCTGGACGCGGATATCTACGGTCCGAGTCAGCCGCGGATGCTGGGCGTCAACGCCAAGCCCAACTCCGAAGATGGCAAGACCCTGGAGCCCATCGTCAGCTATCACCTGCAGACCATGTCGATCGGCTACCTCATTGACGAGGAGACCCCCATGATCTGGCGTGGCCCCATGGTCACCCAGGCCCTAGAACAGCTGCTGCGGGATACGGCATGGAAGGACCTGGACTACATGATCATCGACCTGCCTCCGGGCACCGGCGACACCCAGCTGACCTTGGCGCAGAAGGTCCCCGTCAGCGGTGCCATCATCGTTACCACGCCGCAGGACATCGCCCTGCTGGACGCGCGCAAGGCGCTGAAGATGTTCGAGAAAGTGGAAGTGCCGGTGCTCGGCGTCGTCGAGAACATGAGCACGCACATCTGCTCCAAGTGTGGCCACGAGGAGCACATTTTCGGCGCCGGCGGCGGCACTCGTATGGCCGAGGACTACGACGTGGACTTCCTCGGGGCCCTGCCGCTGGATATCCGGATCCGCGAGGAAACGGATTCGGGCAAGCCCACAGTGGTGGCAGAGCCGGAAAGCCCGATCTCCCAGACTTATCGAGAAATCGCGCGCCGGGCTGCGGCCAAGCTTTCCCTGCGCAAGAAGGACTACAGCGCCAAATTCCCGAACATCGTCATTCAGAACTCCTGA